A window of Juglans regia cultivar Chandler chromosome 7, Walnut 2.0, whole genome shotgun sequence contains these coding sequences:
- the LOC108996677 gene encoding 40S ribosomal protein S8-like isoform X1 yields MGISRDSMHKRRATGGKKKAWRKKRKYELGRQPANTKLSSNKTVRRIRVRGGNVKWRALRLDTGNYSWGSEAVTRKTRILDVVYNASNNELVRTQTLVKSAIVQVDAAPFKQWYLQHYGVDIGRKKKAAAKKENPEQEVEAATEEAKKSNHVLRKLEKRQQGRKLDLHIEEQFGSGRLLACISSRPGQCGRADGYILEGKELEFYMKKLQRKKGKGAGAA; encoded by the exons ATGG GTATCTCGCGTGACTCTATGCACAAGAGGCGTGCCACTGGAGGCAAGAAGAAGGcatggaggaagaagagaaa GTATGAGCTTGGCCGCCAGCCTGCCAATACTAAGCTTTCAAGCAACAAGACCGTCAGGCGAATTCGTGTGAGAGGAGGTAATGTGAAATGGAGAGCCCTCAGATTGGATACTGGGAACTACTCATGGGGTAGTGAAGCTGTCACCCGCAAAACACGTATACTGGATGTTGTTTACAATGCTTCAAACAATGAGCTTGTGAGGACACAAACTCTAGTGAAAAGTGCTATTGTTCAGGTGGATGCTGCCCCATTCAAGCAGTGGTACCTTCAGCACTATGGAGTTGACATTGGTAGGAAGAAGAAGGCTGCTGCTAAGAAGGAAAACCCAGAG CAGGAAGTAGAAGCAGCTACAGAGGAAGCAAAGAAGAGTAACCATGTCCTTAGGAAGCTTGAGAAGCGCCAGCAAGGTCGTAAACTTGATCTCCACATTGAAGAGCAGTTTGGGAGTGGTAGATTGTTGGCTTGCATCTCTTCTCGGCCAGGACAGTGCGGTAGAGCTGATGG ATACATCTTGGAAGGAAAAGAACTGGAGTTCTACATGAAGAAGCTccagagaaagaaagggaagggTGCTGGTGCTGCTTGA
- the LOC108996677 gene encoding 40S ribosomal protein S8-like isoform X2 gives MGISRDSMHKRRATGGKKKAWRKKRKYELGRQPANTKLSSNKTVRRIRVRGGNVKWRALRLDTGNYSWGSEAVTRKTRILDVVYNASNNELVRTQTLVKSAIVQVDAAPFKQWYLQHYGVDIGRKKKAAAKKENPEEVEAATEEAKKSNHVLRKLEKRQQGRKLDLHIEEQFGSGRLLACISSRPGQCGRADGYILEGKELEFYMKKLQRKKGKGAGAA, from the exons ATGG GTATCTCGCGTGACTCTATGCACAAGAGGCGTGCCACTGGAGGCAAGAAGAAGGcatggaggaagaagagaaa GTATGAGCTTGGCCGCCAGCCTGCCAATACTAAGCTTTCAAGCAACAAGACCGTCAGGCGAATTCGTGTGAGAGGAGGTAATGTGAAATGGAGAGCCCTCAGATTGGATACTGGGAACTACTCATGGGGTAGTGAAGCTGTCACCCGCAAAACACGTATACTGGATGTTGTTTACAATGCTTCAAACAATGAGCTTGTGAGGACACAAACTCTAGTGAAAAGTGCTATTGTTCAGGTGGATGCTGCCCCATTCAAGCAGTGGTACCTTCAGCACTATGGAGTTGACATTGGTAGGAAGAAGAAGGCTGCTGCTAAGAAGGAAAACCCAGAG GAAGTAGAAGCAGCTACAGAGGAAGCAAAGAAGAGTAACCATGTCCTTAGGAAGCTTGAGAAGCGCCAGCAAGGTCGTAAACTTGATCTCCACATTGAAGAGCAGTTTGGGAGTGGTAGATTGTTGGCTTGCATCTCTTCTCGGCCAGGACAGTGCGGTAGAGCTGATGG ATACATCTTGGAAGGAAAAGAACTGGAGTTCTACATGAAGAAGCTccagagaaagaaagggaagggTGCTGGTGCTGCTTGA